A single genomic interval of Euzebyales bacterium harbors:
- a CDS encoding DUF6544 family protein, whose translation MTAFVAHAAAVAVGEDMALVAGTASRTASGASRAARRPGTFTEIEFSGLPEPVGRYFAAAITPGVPLDRSVHVDVRGTVRHRRWVPFRARYELTRTFDFVGLGHAAELGVGVEQYVAGVAVQHVRLAGLVPLRRASGVQLSRSTAGRAAIGALVLPTALLPRFGARWAAEDDHLIRGELRVHGEPVVLRLRIDGGGRPLAAVVDRWGDPLRSGWCTRHTFGAVFTEQATFDGLTVPSAGRAGWFIDTERWRDGENIRFRVTASSPGRFDGWSDWRLRYPVARHARSRSRPGAWSDGVGGP comes from the coding sequence ATGACGGCATTCGTCGCTCATGCGGCGGCGGTGGCGGTGGGAGAGGACATGGCGTTGGTCGCGGGCACCGCGTCGCGCACCGCATCGGGCGCGTCGCGGGCTGCAAGGCGGCCCGGGACCTTCACCGAGATCGAGTTCTCTGGGCTACCTGAGCCGGTTGGGCGCTACTTCGCCGCGGCGATCACGCCCGGAGTCCCGCTGGATCGGTCGGTCCACGTCGACGTACGCGGCACCGTCCGACACCGTCGCTGGGTGCCGTTCCGCGCCCGCTACGAGCTCACGCGCACCTTCGACTTCGTCGGGCTCGGGCACGCGGCAGAGCTCGGCGTCGGGGTCGAGCAGTATGTCGCCGGTGTCGCGGTACAGCACGTGCGGTTGGCGGGCCTGGTGCCGTTGCGACGGGCCTCAGGCGTGCAGCTGTCACGCAGCACGGCGGGCCGGGCGGCGATCGGCGCGCTGGTCCTGCCGACGGCGTTGCTCCCGAGGTTCGGTGCGCGGTGGGCGGCCGAGGACGACCACCTGATCCGTGGGGAGCTGCGGGTGCACGGTGAGCCGGTCGTGCTGCGGCTCCGCATCGACGGTGGCGGCCGCCCACTGGCGGCCGTCGTGGACAGGTGGGGCGACCCGCTGCGCAGTGGCTGGTGCACCCGGCACACGTTCGGCGCGGTGTTCACCGAGCAGGCGACGTTCGACGGCCTCACGGTCCCCAGCGCCGGACGTGCCGGCTGGTTCATCGACACCGAGCGGTGGCGTGACGGCGAGAACATCCGGTTCCGGGTGACCGCGTCGTCTCCGGGCAGGTTCGACGGCTGGTCGGACTGGCGGCTCCGCTATCCTGTCGCACGCCACGCGCGGTCGAGATCGCGCCCGGGCGCGTGGAGTGACGGTGTCGGAGGGCCGTGA
- a CDS encoding glycogen debranching N-terminal domain-containing protein, translated as MATFPSGAMDEIVCVERDSFCLSAPSGQVVDGGDHGLFIRDTRVLSRFEVAINGREPAALTGTLVGGGAARFCSSSFGADRTDDPTLFIDRRRVVADSMVDDIRLTNFGTTDRKVIVELFAVSDFAYIFDVKHGRRLAPARVTGTDGGLQFTDRQADRQVILRPTPPADVIDPDSGRLLWSVTIPARAAWDLTVAVGFSGPDWVTWPTRSWAVATEHPEQPTAPPWTSPTITCTGPGLPRLIERSLTDLASLLVEDPLDTSDVFLAAGSPWFLTLFGRDALWAARMMLPVTVDLAHHTLRVLARRQGARRDERTEEAPGKILHEVRHGGLVERADLPARYYGSVDATPLWIILLSDAWRWGLPDDDVAALLPACERALEWMARDGDPDGDGFLEYAGSADGLANQGWKDSHDAIPFAAGGLASPPIALCEVQGYAHDAAVRGAELLDHFDRSGGDRWRAWAGGLRERFRASYWVDDGAGAYPALALDGAKRRVDAVASNMGHLPGTGIVDRSEIACIAARLSAPDMASGWGLRTLSATSPRFNPLSYHGGSVWPHDTVIAAANLALAGHGAAAMRLAGGLVEAASAFRGRLPELFGGEQRVDGLPPLPYPAACRPQAWSAASSMLLLRCLLGLDPHVPHGTLRLRPVWPPPFVGLEVTGLGVGGCDLSVAVNADGVWVDAVPAELRVEVVGAPTLSRPPGPRAV; from the coding sequence ATGGCGACGTTCCCATCGGGAGCGATGGACGAGATCGTGTGCGTCGAACGCGACTCGTTCTGCCTGTCCGCCCCATCCGGGCAGGTCGTCGACGGCGGCGATCACGGCCTGTTCATCCGGGACACCCGCGTGCTCAGCAGGTTCGAGGTCGCGATCAACGGCCGTGAGCCGGCCGCGCTCACCGGCACGCTCGTCGGCGGCGGCGCCGCCCGGTTCTGCTCGTCGTCGTTCGGTGCCGACCGGACCGACGACCCGACCCTGTTCATCGATCGCCGGCGGGTCGTCGCGGATTCCATGGTCGACGACATCCGCCTGACCAACTTCGGCACGACGGATCGCAAGGTGATCGTGGAGCTGTTCGCCGTGTCGGACTTCGCCTACATCTTCGACGTCAAGCACGGGCGCAGGCTGGCGCCTGCGCGCGTCACCGGCACCGACGGCGGCCTGCAGTTCACGGATCGCCAGGCCGACCGGCAGGTCATCCTGCGTCCCACGCCACCCGCCGACGTCATCGACCCCGACAGCGGCCGGCTGTTGTGGTCGGTGACGATCCCGGCCCGCGCGGCGTGGGACCTGACCGTTGCGGTCGGCTTCAGCGGTCCGGACTGGGTCACGTGGCCGACGCGGAGCTGGGCCGTCGCCACCGAACACCCCGAGCAGCCGACGGCCCCGCCGTGGACGTCGCCGACGATCACGTGCACCGGTCCCGGGCTCCCACGGCTCATCGAGCGGTCCCTGACCGACCTCGCATCGCTGCTCGTGGAGGATCCGCTCGACACGTCCGACGTGTTCCTCGCTGCTGGAAGCCCCTGGTTCCTGACGCTGTTCGGACGGGACGCGCTGTGGGCTGCGCGCATGATGCTGCCGGTCACCGTCGATCTGGCCCACCACACGCTGCGCGTGCTGGCGCGTCGCCAAGGCGCGCGCCGCGACGAGCGGACCGAGGAGGCGCCGGGCAAGATCCTGCACGAGGTCCGCCACGGTGGGCTCGTCGAGCGCGCCGACCTGCCGGCACGCTACTACGGCAGCGTCGACGCAACGCCGCTGTGGATCATCCTGCTGTCGGATGCGTGGCGATGGGGGTTGCCTGACGACGACGTCGCGGCGCTGCTGCCCGCGTGCGAACGCGCACTGGAGTGGATGGCGCGCGACGGCGACCCCGACGGCGACGGGTTCCTGGAGTACGCCGGGTCCGCCGATGGCCTGGCGAACCAGGGATGGAAGGACTCGCACGACGCGATCCCGTTCGCGGCCGGCGGCCTCGCGTCGCCGCCGATCGCGTTGTGCGAGGTGCAGGGGTACGCCCACGACGCGGCGGTGCGCGGCGCCGAGCTGCTCGACCACTTCGACCGGTCGGGCGGCGACCGCTGGCGCGCATGGGCCGGCGGTCTCCGCGAGCGCTTCCGTGCCAGCTACTGGGTCGATGACGGCGCAGGTGCGTACCCCGCCCTGGCCCTCGACGGCGCGAAGCGCCGCGTGGACGCCGTCGCCTCGAACATGGGCCATCTGCCGGGCACCGGCATCGTCGACCGCAGCGAGATCGCCTGCATCGCAGCGCGGTTGTCCGCGCCCGACATGGCCAGCGGCTGGGGCCTGCGCACGCTGTCCGCGACGTCGCCGCGGTTCAACCCGCTGTCGTACCACGGGGGGTCGGTGTGGCCACACGACACGGTCATCGCCGCAGCGAACCTCGCGCTCGCCGGCCACGGTGCCGCGGCGATGCGCCTCGCCGGCGGGCTCGTGGAGGCGGCCTCGGCCTTCCGTGGCAGGCTCCCGGAGCTGTTCGGTGGGGAGCAGCGCGTCGACGGCCTACCACCGCTGCCGTATCCGGCGGCGTGCCGTCCGCAGGCGTGGTCCGCGGCATCGTCGATGCTCCTGTTGCGCTGTCTGCTCGGTCTCGACCCGCACGTTCCGCACGGCACGCTACGCCTTCGTCCCGTGTGGCCACCACCGTTCGTGGGGTTGGAGGTGACGGGACTAGGGGTCGGCGGCTGCGACCTGTCGGTCGCCGTCAATGCCGATGGCGTGTGGGTCGACGCGGTGCCGGCGGAGCTGAGGGTCGAGGTGGTCGGCGCGCCGACCCTGTCCCGTCCGCCGGGGCCTCGCGCGGTCTGA
- a CDS encoding glycosyltransferase family 4 protein translates to MRILQIAPPWFAVPPTGYGGIERVVANLADGLVAGGHDVTLLASGGSRTTARLWTVFDEPPSRALGCPAHEITHWMRAHEARDDFDMIHDHSSIVGAALAAVGGGPPVVHTMHGPWEPHIAAAYRALPPGLHIAAISEDHARRAPSGLDVEVVHNGIDLSRFPFRGTPDSQGHLAFVGRANPEKGPDVAIRVARHLGRPLRMALKINEPNECRYLDEVLRPLLTDVDVDLVLNGSAAQSAAILAGAIATLAPLAWDEPFGLALAESMACGTPVVAYDRGAAGEVIVDGETGYLVAPGDVDGLCTAVEKATGLSRTACRRRVADRFSASAMVSRYTALYERVIGRTHPQILRVASRVLSSVRG, encoded by the coding sequence ATGCGGATCCTGCAGATCGCGCCACCGTGGTTTGCCGTGCCGCCGACCGGCTACGGCGGCATCGAGCGTGTGGTCGCGAACCTGGCCGATGGCCTGGTCGCTGGCGGACACGACGTGACGCTGCTGGCGTCGGGTGGCTCACGGACGACCGCGCGGCTGTGGACCGTCTTCGACGAGCCACCGTCGCGGGCGCTCGGCTGTCCCGCGCACGAGATCACGCATTGGATGCGCGCGCACGAGGCACGGGACGACTTCGATATGATCCACGACCACTCGTCCATCGTGGGCGCGGCGCTGGCGGCGGTAGGGGGCGGGCCGCCCGTCGTGCACACGATGCACGGGCCGTGGGAGCCCCACATCGCCGCGGCCTACCGCGCGTTGCCGCCGGGCCTGCACATCGCCGCGATCAGTGAGGACCATGCGCGCCGGGCGCCGAGCGGTCTGGACGTCGAGGTCGTCCACAACGGCATCGACCTGTCGCGGTTCCCGTTCCGCGGCACGCCCGACAGCCAGGGTCACCTGGCCTTCGTGGGTCGCGCAAACCCGGAGAAGGGGCCGGACGTCGCGATCCGCGTGGCGCGCCACCTCGGCCGGCCGCTGCGCATGGCGTTGAAGATCAACGAGCCGAACGAGTGCCGCTACCTCGACGAGGTGCTCCGACCGCTGCTGACCGACGTCGACGTCGATCTCGTGCTCAACGGCTCGGCGGCCCAGTCGGCTGCGATCCTGGCCGGCGCGATCGCGACGCTGGCGCCACTGGCGTGGGACGAGCCGTTCGGACTCGCGCTGGCCGAGTCGATGGCCTGCGGCACCCCTGTCGTCGCCTACGACAGGGGCGCGGCCGGCGAGGTCATCGTCGACGGCGAGACCGGCTACCTTGTCGCGCCGGGTGACGTGGACGGCCTGTGCACGGCTGTCGAGAAGGCCACCGGCCTGTCCCGGACGGCCTGCCGTCGCCGGGTGGCCGACCGCTTCTCGGCCTCGGCGATGGTCTCCCGATACACGGCCCTGTACGAGCGCGTGATCGGCAGAACGCACCCCCAGATCCTCAGGGTCGCCTCGCGCGTCCTGTCGAGCGTGCGCGGCTGA
- a CDS encoding acyltransferase: MQQWASTRHVYVDNLKVVLIAAIIALHAILGYAGTIEAWSYTGVREVTLSPVTEGVLLVVVTPFGLFMIALLFLVAGLLTPPSLERKGTARFMRDRLLRLGVPFALFVGVVQPTMMYALEHPLGAAPGSYWDAYLGPERQLDTGVLWFVGVLLLFSLAYAAWARVWPHRPGRRAPAQITARHLLLVAAATAPAAFLVRLAYPYASESGFWDLNYWEWPACLAVFALGITGSRRGWLAAVPAQLRRRCGAITLWAVAAMAVFLAVASVLDVMDAAMGSWHWSAVVFAVIETALTVFGSVWLLGVAQRRLDRRIRWGPVLARRAYGAFMVQGVVLIGLAVALRAAPLPAEAKALIVAGGGIAGSFALAWLLISRVPVVARIL; this comes from the coding sequence GTGCAACAGTGGGCGTCGACGCGGCACGTGTACGTCGACAACCTCAAGGTCGTCCTGATCGCGGCGATCATCGCGCTCCACGCGATCCTGGGCTACGCGGGAACGATCGAGGCGTGGTCGTACACAGGCGTGCGGGAGGTCACGCTGTCGCCGGTGACCGAGGGGGTGCTGCTGGTCGTCGTCACCCCGTTCGGGCTGTTCATGATCGCGCTGCTGTTCCTCGTCGCCGGCCTGCTCACCCCGCCATCGCTGGAACGCAAGGGCACTGCACGGTTCATGCGTGACCGGCTGCTGCGGCTGGGGGTTCCGTTCGCCCTATTCGTCGGGGTGGTGCAGCCCACGATGATGTACGCGCTCGAGCACCCACTGGGTGCCGCACCCGGCTCCTACTGGGACGCCTACCTCGGCCCCGAACGACAGCTCGACACCGGTGTCCTGTGGTTCGTCGGTGTGCTGCTGCTGTTCTCCCTCGCCTATGCGGCATGGGCACGCGTGTGGCCGCACCGCCCCGGCCGACGTGCACCCGCCCAGATCACCGCACGCCACCTGCTGCTCGTCGCTGCCGCCACCGCACCGGCGGCGTTCCTGGTCCGCCTGGCGTACCCGTACGCGAGCGAGAGCGGCTTCTGGGACCTGAACTACTGGGAGTGGCCCGCGTGCCTCGCGGTCTTCGCGCTGGGGATCACCGGCTCCCGGCGGGGCTGGCTGGCAGCCGTCCCCGCCCAGCTCCGCCGACGGTGCGGCGCCATCACGCTGTGGGCGGTCGCGGCCATGGCGGTTTTCCTGGCCGTCGCGAGCGTCCTCGACGTGATGGATGCCGCCATGGGGAGCTGGCACTGGTCGGCGGTCGTGTTCGCCGTCATCGAGACCGCGCTGACCGTGTTCGGATCGGTGTGGCTGCTCGGCGTCGCGCAGCGCCGTCTCGATCGTCGTATCCGGTGGGGTCCGGTGCTCGCCCGCAGAGCCTACGGTGCATTCATGGTGCAGGGCGTCGTCCTGATCGGACTCGCCGTCGCCCTGCGCGCCGCACCGCTGCCGGCCGAGGCCAAGGCGCTCATCGTGGCAGGGGGCGGCATCGCCGGCTCGTTCGCGCTCGCCTGGTTGCTCATCAGCCGCGTGCCGGTGGTGGCGCGCATCCTCTAG
- a CDS encoding site-2 protease family protein, with amino-acid sequence MGFNWSVLVIFALVTLGLAAGQFPMVYPGRTTAAYALAGLIAGMLFFLSLLAHEIAHAVVARHNGVEVDGITLWMLGGVARLQGEPATPSAELRIAGVGPAVSLALAAGFALIGVGLRAIGSAGLPTGVCMWLATINLVLAVFNLIPAAPLDGGRLLRALLWRLRGDRVGAAVTASRAGRRFGWLLVALGLVQFVMADPGGLWLMLLGWFITTAATAEEQQAEVTGALAGVRVADVMSPDPVTVPAEITVARFLDAYVFAHRHSTFPVTDDGRLTGMVTLQRVKRIPVGRRAATPVGQVACPLADVPVARSDDALSDLLPRMTTATDGRALVVDGDRLVGLVSPSDVVRRLEIAALRPRRPEHT; translated from the coding sequence GTGGGATTCAACTGGAGCGTCCTCGTCATCTTCGCGCTCGTGACGCTCGGGCTGGCCGCGGGTCAGTTCCCGATGGTGTATCCCGGGAGGACCACCGCGGCCTACGCCCTTGCCGGGCTGATCGCCGGGATGCTGTTCTTCCTGTCGCTGCTGGCGCACGAGATCGCCCACGCGGTCGTCGCGCGCCACAACGGTGTCGAGGTCGACGGCATCACGCTGTGGATGCTCGGTGGGGTCGCACGGCTGCAGGGGGAGCCGGCGACACCATCCGCGGAGCTGAGGATCGCCGGCGTCGGACCGGCGGTGAGCCTGGCGCTCGCGGCCGGGTTCGCCCTGATCGGCGTAGGGTTGCGGGCCATCGGATCGGCGGGCCTGCCGACTGGCGTATGCATGTGGCTGGCCACGATCAACCTGGTGCTGGCGGTGTTCAACCTGATCCCGGCCGCGCCGCTGGACGGTGGCCGCCTCCTTCGTGCGCTGCTCTGGCGGCTGCGGGGCGACCGCGTGGGTGCCGCCGTCACAGCCTCCCGGGCGGGCAGACGGTTCGGCTGGCTGCTCGTGGCTCTCGGTCTCGTCCAGTTCGTCATGGCCGACCCGGGCGGGCTGTGGCTCATGCTGCTCGGCTGGTTCATCACCACGGCGGCGACGGCGGAGGAGCAGCAGGCCGAGGTCACTGGTGCACTCGCGGGCGTGCGGGTCGCGGACGTGATGTCGCCCGACCCGGTCACGGTGCCGGCGGAGATCACGGTCGCGCGGTTCCTCGATGCCTACGTCTTCGCACACCGTCACTCGACGTTCCCGGTGACCGATGATGGGCGGCTGACCGGCATGGTGACGCTGCAACGGGTCAAGCGGATCCCTGTCGGCCGGCGGGCCGCCACGCCCGTCGGCCAGGTCGCCTGCCCGCTGGCCGACGTTCCGGTCGCCCGATCTGACGATGCGCTGTCAGACCTGCTGCCCCGGATGACCACGGCCACGGACGGCCGCGCGCTGGTCGTCGACGGGGACCGCCTCGTCGGCCTGGTCTCGCCGAGCGACGTCGTTCGCCGACTCGAGATCGCAGCGTTGCGTCCCCGGCGCCCCGAACACACCTGA
- a CDS encoding universal stress protein, which yields MAGTGPAAGLLLEHAGADALLVVGTRGHGAVGQMLVGSVTHQCLHHATGTVAVVP from the coding sequence ATGGCCGGCACCGGGCCCGCGGCCGGTCTGCTGCTCGAGCACGCCGGTGCGGACGCGCTGCTGGTCGTCGGCACTCGGGGGCACGGGGCGGTCGGGCAGATGCTTGTCGGATCGGTGACCCACCAGTGCCTGCATCACGCGACCGGGACGGTGGCGGTCGTCCCGTAG
- a CDS encoding universal stress protein, with protein MKVIAALDTSTAAPAVMATARVVADRLAADIGAMHARRDGEPTATNRIAAIAERHGADLVVVDRRAIPAITDAAARGDMVVVIGARGTSSGKLPAGRTALAVTARTRCPVVVTPPTAPITDVRRVLVPVEGTADPGDATDLLGRLAEHGVEIVPLHVFTPSTVPSFWDQPHHAAPAWSADFVSRFGPRDAGDLWLRSGDVADALLDVVDSASIDLVALTWSQDLSSEHAPVVRAMLARSPVPVLLAPAHRGS; from the coding sequence ATGAAGGTCATCGCGGCCCTCGACACGAGCACAGCAGCACCCGCTGTCATGGCGACGGCGCGGGTGGTGGCCGACCGCCTCGCCGCCGACATCGGTGCCATGCACGCACGCCGGGACGGGGAGCCGACGGCCACGAACCGCATCGCCGCCATCGCCGAGCGGCACGGAGCGGATCTCGTCGTGGTCGACCGTCGTGCCATCCCAGCCATCACCGATGCGGCGGCACGCGGCGACATGGTCGTCGTCATCGGCGCCCGCGGCACCTCCTCCGGGAAGCTGCCGGCGGGCCGCACGGCCCTCGCCGTCACGGCACGGACGCGGTGCCCCGTCGTCGTGACGCCGCCGACCGCGCCGATCACCGACGTGCGGAGGGTGCTCGTGCCCGTGGAGGGCACCGCCGACCCCGGCGACGCGACCGACCTGCTCGGGCGGCTCGCCGAGCACGGGGTCGAGATCGTGCCGCTCCACGTGTTCACGCCCTCCACCGTGCCGTCGTTCTGGGATCAGCCGCACCACGCGGCGCCCGCGTGGTCGGCCGACTTCGTGTCACGGTTCGGACCGCGAGACGCCGGGGACCTGTGGCTGCGATCAGGCGACGTGGCGGACGCCCTGCTCGACGTCGTCGACAGCGCGTCAATCGACCTCGTCGCGCTGACCTGGTCGCAGGACCTGAGCAGTGAGCACGCGCCGGTCGTGCGTGCCATGCTCGCCCGCTCGCCAGTGCCGGTCCTGCTCGCTCCGGCGCACCGAGGGTCCTGA
- a CDS encoding glycosyl hydrolase family 65 protein, translating into MLRDRIQAACRAGVHVGIFSDASARVVDDDLATRPDGPGTLHLLTDGGVGVHACGPDGLRRSTVVPEDPGGAGGAMAAAARWMAAVLAHCGIGAGLVLVVGARLASLVRPDAAGVCAVPELARATVVAADPAWHRTGAVAGPPQLCDLIDGQLRRRADGRVPDIDADPSWTLALRVPDHPADAAVQATLLTLADGSFGSRGCLEEDAPGSGAVVAAGVYTDSGDRRILLPGPAWTAFDGVTSRAGRRVLDLRTGVLLRESDDGFRSMRFASGVRPGVMVMRAEAAAGLSPGDALRPRDGGWADDCTATARANRGGGVVAAARQTQAAGALTRIERLAGYVAHPTRRPRSADAQEVLEDAAAAGFDVLLAEQRAAWARRWSDAAITIDGDPDAQLAARFALFHLLSTVADGGEAAVGARGLSGPAYDGHVFWDADVFVLPVLAATHPSAAQAMLRYRVARLDASRRRAAALGFVGALWPWESADDGDDVTPRATFDRSGTLVPIRTGAAEQHVVADIAWAVMHYAGWTGDDAFLEGPGMPLVTEGARFWASRVDHDDDGRAHVRDVIGPDEYHELVDDNAFTNVMARWHLRAAAALAERYGVASPAEARRWREVADALVDNHDPRTGRYEQFAGFYGLTPLIISDIAHPPVAADLLLGRDVVHASQVVKQADVLMLHHLLPDEVAPGSLRPNLDYYAPRTAHGSSLSPAIHAALWARAGRPDRALDLLRVALRLDLDDMTGTTAGGLHVATFGGVWQALVFGFLGLRPAGAALLLDPVLPATWNSLEVMLRFRGGRVVVRAHHHHVHVACERPVSVRLGPDRHGVTVAPPGRELPLPGRTEGIA; encoded by the coding sequence GTGCTCCGCGACCGCATCCAGGCGGCGTGCCGCGCGGGCGTGCATGTCGGGATCTTCAGCGACGCGTCCGCGCGCGTGGTCGACGATGACCTGGCCACGCGTCCTGACGGACCCGGCACCCTGCATCTTCTCACGGACGGTGGGGTCGGCGTGCACGCGTGCGGCCCGGACGGCCTGCGCCGAAGCACCGTCGTACCGGAGGATCCAGGCGGGGCGGGAGGCGCCATGGCCGCCGCCGCACGCTGGATGGCCGCAGTGCTGGCTCACTGCGGCATCGGTGCCGGCCTCGTCCTGGTCGTCGGTGCCCGCCTCGCGTCCCTCGTGCGGCCCGACGCCGCCGGCGTGTGCGCGGTCCCCGAACTCGCCCGCGCCACCGTCGTCGCAGCCGATCCGGCGTGGCACCGGACCGGTGCGGTCGCTGGCCCGCCACAGCTGTGCGACCTGATCGACGGCCAGCTTCGGCGGCGGGCCGACGGCCGCGTACCCGACATCGATGCCGATCCGTCCTGGACACTCGCCCTGCGGGTCCCCGACCACCCCGCGGACGCGGCCGTCCAGGCGACGCTGCTGACACTCGCCGACGGAAGCTTCGGCAGTCGGGGGTGTCTGGAGGAGGACGCGCCCGGCTCCGGAGCGGTCGTCGCGGCCGGCGTCTACACCGACAGTGGTGACCGTCGGATCCTGCTCCCCGGGCCGGCATGGACGGCGTTCGACGGCGTGACCAGCCGCGCGGGCCGGCGCGTCCTCGACCTGCGCACCGGCGTCCTCCTGCGCGAGTCGGACGACGGGTTCAGGTCCATGCGGTTCGCGTCGGGCGTGCGTCCCGGAGTGATGGTGATGCGTGCCGAGGCGGCGGCCGGCTTGTCCCCCGGTGACGCGTTGCGGCCACGTGACGGAGGCTGGGCGGACGACTGCACCGCGACCGCGCGTGCGAACCGTGGCGGCGGTGTCGTCGCGGCCGCGCGCCAGACCCAGGCTGCCGGCGCCCTGACGCGCATCGAGCGGCTGGCCGGCTACGTGGCGCATCCGACCCGACGCCCACGCTCTGCCGACGCTCAGGAGGTCCTCGAGGACGCCGCCGCCGCGGGCTTCGACGTTTTGCTCGCCGAGCAGCGGGCGGCGTGGGCGAGGCGCTGGAGCGATGCGGCGATCACGATCGATGGCGACCCCGACGCGCAGCTCGCCGCTCGGTTCGCGCTGTTCCACCTGCTGTCGACGGTCGCCGACGGCGGCGAGGCGGCGGTCGGCGCCCGCGGCCTGAGCGGACCCGCCTATGACGGCCACGTGTTCTGGGACGCCGACGTGTTCGTGCTGCCCGTGCTCGCCGCGACCCACCCCTCCGCCGCACAGGCGATGCTGCGCTACCGGGTGGCGCGGCTCGACGCGAGCCGGCGGCGGGCTGCCGCTCTCGGCTTCGTGGGCGCGCTGTGGCCCTGGGAGTCCGCCGACGACGGCGACGACGTGACCCCGCGGGCCACCTTCGACCGGTCCGGGACGCTGGTGCCCATCCGCACCGGCGCGGCCGAGCAGCATGTCGTGGCCGACATCGCGTGGGCTGTGATGCACTACGCCGGATGGACCGGCGACGATGCGTTCCTCGAGGGGCCCGGCATGCCGCTGGTCACCGAGGGCGCGCGGTTCTGGGCGTCACGCGTGGACCACGACGACGACGGTCGGGCGCACGTCCGCGACGTCATCGGACCCGACGAGTACCACGAGCTCGTCGACGACAACGCGTTCACCAACGTCATGGCACGGTGGCATCTGCGTGCCGCGGCTGCGCTGGCCGAGCGGTACGGCGTCGCGTCTCCAGCGGAGGCCAGACGCTGGCGGGAGGTTGCCGACGCGCTCGTCGACAACCACGACCCGCGGACGGGGCGCTACGAGCAGTTCGCCGGCTTCTACGGCCTCACACCCCTGATCATCAGCGACATCGCCCATCCGCCGGTGGCTGCCGACCTGCTGCTGGGACGCGATGTCGTGCACGCGTCCCAGGTGGTCAAGCAGGCCGACGTCCTGATGCTGCACCACCTGCTGCCGGACGAGGTCGCACCGGGATCGCTCCGGCCGAACCTCGACTACTACGCCCCGCGCACGGCGCACGGCAGCTCGCTGTCGCCGGCCATCCATGCCGCCCTGTGGGCCCGAGCGGGCCGACCCGACCGCGCCCTCGACCTGCTGCGGGTCGCCCTGCGGCTGGATCTCGACGACATGACCGGCACGACGGCCGGTGGGCTGCACGTCGCCACGTTCGGCGGGGTCTGGCAGGCGCTGGTGTTCGGCTTCCTGGGGTTGCGTCCAGCCGGAGCAGCGCTCCTGCTCGATCCCGTTCTGCCGGCGACGTGGAACAGCCTCGAGGTCATGCTGCGCTTCCGTGGTGGACGCGTGGTCGTGCGTGCGCACCATCACCATGTCCACGTGGCGTGCGAGCGTCCGGTGTCCGTCCGCCTCGGGCCTGACCGTCACGGCGTGACCGTGGCGCCGCCTGGACGTGAACTGCCGCTGCCGGGGCGGACGGAGGGCATTGCATGA
- a CDS encoding DUF1918 domain-containing protein, whose amino-acid sequence MKDLRARVGDRLVIRRHHVGEPDRDAEILEIRGEDGRPPYVVRWADDGRVGYFLPGSDAFVQHFDEPDD is encoded by the coding sequence ATGAAAGACCTGCGCGCACGCGTCGGCGACCGCCTGGTGATCAGGCGGCACCACGTCGGTGAGCCGGACCGCGACGCCGAGATCCTGGAGATCCGGGGGGAGGACGGTCGCCCCCCGTACGTCGTGCGGTGGGCCGATGACGGCCGCGTCGGCTACTTCCTCCCGGGGTCGGACGCGTTCGTCCAGCACTTCGACGAGCCGGACGACTGA